The Planctomycetota bacterium genome segment CCGTGTTCATCGACGTCCGCACCGGCGCCGAGTACGCGCCCCTGGCGAACCTCGACCCCGGACAGGCTCCGGTCGAGTGCTTCGACTCGCCCCTGTCGGAGGCCGGCGTGCTCGGTTTCGAGTACGGCTACAGCCTGGGGGCGCCCGACGCGCTCGTCCTCTGGGAGGCCCAGTTCGGGGATTTCGCCAACGGCGCCCAGGTTCTCCTCGACCAGTTCGTCAGCTCCGCGGAGGACAAGTGGGGGGTGCTTTCGGGCCTGGTTCTTTTGTTGCCCCACGGTTACGAGGGTCAGGGTCCGGAGCATTCCAGCGCCCGCGTCGAACGGTTCCTCCAGCTGGCCGCCGAGGACAACTGGCAGGTGTGCCAGCCCACGACGGCGGCGCAGTACTTCCACCTCCTGCGGCGGCAGGCGCTTCAGACCTGGAGGAAGCCCCTCGTGATCTTCACGCCCAAGAGCCTGTTGCGCCACCCGGCGGCCGCCTCGCCCCTGGAGGCTCTGGCCCGGGGAGGGTTCCGGCCGGTGCTGGCGGAAGAGATCGGAAGGGACACGGATTGTCTGCTCCTGGGCTCCGGCAAGATCGTCCACGAACTGCGCCAGGAGCGGGACCGTCGGGGCCTGCGGAAGGTCGCGATCGCCGCGCTCGAGGAGCTTTATCCGTTCCCCGAGGAGGAGCTGAGCGGGCTCCTCGCGGCGCTGCCGCCGGCGGCGGAAGTCGTCTGGGTCCAGGAGGAACCGGCCAACATGGGGGCCCTTTCCGGCGTGTGGCCGGCGCTTCAGAGATTGGCCGCCGGGCGTCGCCTGCGGAGCGTCAAGCGGGCCGCCAGCGCCAGTCCCGCCACGGGATCGGCCGGGGCGCATCGCGCGGAGCAGGCGGCGCTTCTGAGCCTGGCCTTTCTGGGGCGTCCGTCCGCGTGAAGCGTTACGTCAGAGCGCGCGCGGTCCGACCACGGCCTTGAGGATGTGCCCGGCCAGCTTTTCTTCTTTCATCTTGGCCAGGCGGCCCACCGAGATGAGGCCCACCAGCCGGCCCCGACGGTCCAGGACCGGGAGCCGCCGCACGCGGCGCTCGCAGAGGATCCGCGCGGCTTCCCACAGATCCGCGTCTTCGCCCACGCACGCCGGCTCGCGCGTCATGACGTCGGCCACGCGGGTGGCGGCGGGATCACGGCCCTCGGCGGTCACCCGCAGGGTGATGTCGCGATCGGTCAGCACCCCGACGACCCGGTCGGTTTCGCAGACCGGAAAAAGGCCTGCGTCGAAGAGGCGCATCTTGCGGGCGGCCTCCTCCACCGAGTCGGAGGGCTCCAGGGTTTCCACGTCCGGCGTCATGACGTCGCGCACCTTCTTGATCACGGGTTCCTCCTGGGGTCCAGCGAATACCGGAAACCCGGGGCGAGCTTGCCTTCCCCCCGGATCCGGAAAACGACCGTGGCGGACAGCTCCGAAGCGCCGGCAAGGTCCAGAGGGTCGAGCTCGGATTTGAGGTACGGGACGGCGTGGTCGTGTCGGGCGGGCCAGCCTTCCGGCAGGGCGCGCGCGCGTCCTTCGGCGGTCGGGAGCGGAGCCCCCTGCGGTCGCAGGAGAACCATCTCGGCCCACCAGCCCGGTGTGCCTCGGATGGGCCGGACGGCGTGCTCGTGGTCCGCCGGGAGCGCGTCCTCCGGCTTGGGGTGCGTGAACTGCATGGGCAGGGTTCGGCTAAGAACATCCGCGGCCCGGACGTGCAGGGACGCGGAGGCGTCGCGCGGATCGATGGGGCGGAAGGCCGCGTCCCAAAGGTAGACCCGGATCTCCAGCGACGGGGGCCCCGCCGGCTCCTGAGGTCTCACGCGGTCGGTTTGAAGGAGTCCCGGCAAGGCAAGCATCGCATAATGGATCCATCTCATGCATTCACCGTCACGGCGGGGGGTATGGGGCGGGATCGGAAGAGGACCGTCCCTGAGGGGGAGCCCACGCGGCGCGGCGGCGTTATGGTCCCGTCATAACGGGAGCGGGCCGGCGGGTTCCGAAGGGTGTGGGCCGGGACCTCGGGTGGTGGGTCGCCTCGGCCGGGATCGCGGGTGCGACGTCGTGCGTCGCCTTCGGGGGCTTTTGCGGGTCCGAGGGCGGAGGCGCGGCCCTTCCGGCGGCCGGGTTTGCGCTTTTGACGCTTTTCGTCTACGTGTCGGGGCGGCGAGGCGGCCGCGCTCCCATAACATCCGACAGGGTCTGTGGATCTATGTACAAGACAAGACTCCGTGCTTGACTTCCCGGACCGCGCCCGCTAAGGTCTGCGCTGCGAATCGGTTGGGTATAAGATGTTGGAACGAGCCGTGCCCGGACCCGCCCCGCGGCCGCCCGGGGAGAAGGAGGGAGGGAGAATGGGATCGGACGTCCCCAAGACCGCCGTGGACCACCCTGTTCCGGGGGATGCCCGGGACGCGACCGGTCCGGCGCCCGTTCCGGCCGCGCCGCCGAACGCGCCGGAGTTCAAGTCCGACGAGGAACCCGATTCCTCGCTCATGCGAAAGGCCATCCAGGGGGACATGGGCGCCTACGCGGTTCTCTTCAAGCGGCACGCGGACCGGATCTGGCGCATGGCGTACATGATCCTGCACAGCGCGGCCGCGGCCGAGGATGTCGTCCAGGAGACCTTCACCCGCGGCCTGCTTCACATCAACAGTTACCGCGGGGAGGCCGAGCCGAGGGCGTGGTTCTCCTCGATCGCGTTCAATATGTGCCGGCACTATCTGCGCGACAAGAACAAGGAAGCGGAACTGGCGGACTCCCAGAAGCTGGAACGGGGATGCCGGAT includes the following:
- a CDS encoding RNA polymerase sigma factor; translated protein: MGSDVPKTAVDHPVPGDARDATGPAPVPAAPPNAPEFKSDEEPDSSLMRKAIQGDMGAYAVLFKRHADRIWRMAYMILHSAAAAEDVVQETFTRGLLHINSYRGEAEPRAWFSSIAFNMCRHYLRDKNKEAELADSQKLERGCRIRRPRTRGALSSAIRRESNRLLAVALGYLTEAQREVFVLHYVDELPYEDVARILDIRAGAARALAHRAKAVLQKKLGVNADLLRRD
- a CDS encoding CBS domain-containing protein: MIKKVRDVMTPDVETLEPSDSVEEAARKMRLFDAGLFPVCETDRVVGVLTDRDITLRVTAEGRDPAATRVADVMTREPACVGEDADLWEAARILCERRVRRLPVLDRRGRLVGLISVGRLAKMKEEKLAGHILKAVVGPRAL